From Salinirubellus salinus, the proteins below share one genomic window:
- a CDS encoding globin-coupled sensor protein: MSSGDPKITAAVRQGVDGGELSSAIGIDGEEIAWRKSFTGFDAADEARLESMLPSFETVADDLVEEFYDHLQAHSETVAILNKSDKPVEALKRDQRQYLKDLGRGTYGTDYFARRARIGKLHDLLGLGPKIYLGAYAVYYRGLFDAVASDVKAEYARGSGPATDGGVDEAPTHAGGPADRPDGPVSPETAPQAGEVEAAVDATVERLLSVVKLMNLDQQVAMDTYIHSYAEQMQAEMDQREHLTREVESDVLEPVEELQNAAEGVSTSAQEISGVAERQRESMENVAGEVSNMSATIEEIASTADEVNGRSAQAAETADEGRESAETAREVMGDIDEAATEMADDFSSLQERIAEVDEVVEVINRIAEQTNLLALNASIEAARAGDAGQGFAVVADEVKSLAEESQRQAGQIEQLVEDIRADATETVASLDETEEQVDHGIERVEDAMASLDDIAEAVEETSRGIREVADATEEQAASTEEVASLVEDAVEGATAVSTEVDDIAAATEEQTAMLDEVTRVVARLTEE, encoded by the coding sequence ATGTCGTCAGGGGACCCGAAGATAACCGCCGCCGTCAGACAGGGGGTCGACGGCGGAGAGTTGAGTTCCGCCATCGGTATCGACGGCGAGGAGATCGCGTGGCGCAAGTCGTTCACCGGTTTCGACGCGGCCGACGAGGCACGGCTGGAGTCGATGCTACCGTCGTTCGAGACCGTCGCCGACGACCTCGTCGAGGAGTTCTACGACCACCTGCAGGCCCACTCCGAGACGGTCGCCATCCTGAACAAGTCCGACAAGCCGGTCGAGGCGCTCAAGCGCGACCAGCGGCAGTACCTGAAGGACCTCGGTCGAGGCACGTACGGCACCGACTACTTCGCCCGCCGCGCCCGAATCGGCAAGCTCCACGACCTGCTGGGACTGGGCCCGAAGATCTACCTCGGCGCCTACGCCGTCTACTACCGGGGTCTGTTCGATGCCGTCGCCAGCGACGTGAAGGCCGAGTACGCCCGCGGGAGCGGCCCGGCCACGGACGGTGGGGTGGACGAGGCACCCACGCACGCCGGCGGCCCGGCCGACCGACCTGACGGACCCGTCTCGCCCGAGACGGCACCGCAGGCCGGCGAGGTGGAGGCGGCCGTCGACGCCACCGTCGAGCGCCTCCTGTCCGTGGTGAAACTGATGAACCTCGACCAGCAGGTGGCGATGGACACCTACATCCACTCCTACGCCGAGCAGATGCAAGCGGAGATGGACCAGCGCGAGCACCTCACCCGGGAGGTGGAGTCGGACGTGCTCGAGCCGGTCGAGGAACTCCAGAACGCGGCCGAGGGAGTCTCGACGAGCGCCCAGGAGATATCCGGCGTCGCCGAGCGCCAGCGCGAGTCGATGGAGAACGTCGCGGGCGAGGTGTCGAACATGAGCGCCACCATCGAGGAGATCGCCTCGACGGCCGACGAGGTGAACGGCCGGAGCGCACAGGCCGCCGAGACCGCCGACGAGGGCCGCGAGTCCGCCGAGACGGCCCGCGAGGTGATGGGCGACATCGACGAGGCGGCCACGGAGATGGCCGACGACTTCTCCAGCCTGCAAGAGCGCATCGCCGAGGTCGACGAGGTGGTCGAGGTCATCAACCGCATCGCCGAGCAGACGAACCTGCTGGCGCTCAACGCCAGCATCGAGGCCGCTCGCGCGGGCGACGCGGGACAGGGGTTCGCCGTCGTCGCCGACGAGGTCAAGAGCCTCGCCGAGGAGTCACAGCGACAGGCCGGCCAGATCGAACAGCTCGTCGAGGACATCCGGGCGGACGCGACGGAGACCGTCGCGAGCCTGGACGAGACCGAGGAACAGGTCGACCACGGTATCGAGCGCGTCGAGGATGCGATGGCGTCGCTGGACGACATCGCCGAGGCGGTCGAGGAGACCTCGCGTGGCATCCGCGAGGTGGCCGACGCCACCGAGGAGCAGGCCGCCTCCACCGAGGAGGTGGCCTCGCTCGTCGAGGACGCCGTCGAGGGGGCGACCGCCGTCTCCACCGAGGTCGACGACATCGCCGCCGCGACGGAGGAGCAGACCGCGATGCTCGACGAGGTGACCCGTGTGGTCGCCCGACTGACCGAGGAGTGA
- a CDS encoding cupin domain-containing protein has protein sequence MPTAAEAGERSRVLDFEGFPGRWEILETGEETDGERFTTRMELEERSELPVHAHPHAEEHYEVVAGELEVQVGDEWSTLTAGERAVVPPDTPHTFRNETDAVVLNVHSPALRFEEFFRGFHRLKIGRGVEMPPRGPKPAVLLAMLLVEHEDEQVVVSPPQWVFRVLARVGSLIGYRLPE, from the coding sequence ATGCCGACAGCAGCCGAGGCGGGCGAGCGGAGCCGTGTCCTCGACTTCGAGGGGTTCCCCGGCCGGTGGGAGATACTCGAGACGGGCGAGGAGACCGACGGTGAGCGGTTCACGACACGGATGGAACTGGAGGAGCGGTCGGAACTCCCCGTCCACGCGCACCCACACGCCGAGGAACACTACGAGGTGGTCGCCGGCGAACTCGAGGTACAGGTCGGCGACGAGTGGTCGACGCTGACCGCGGGCGAGCGAGCAGTGGTCCCGCCGGACACGCCACACACGTTCCGGAACGAGACGGACGCGGTGGTACTGAACGTCCACAGCCCCGCCCTGCGCTTCGAGGAGTTCTTCCGGGGCTTCCACCGACTCAAGATCGGGCGGGGGGTCGAGATGCCGCCGCGGGGGCCGAAGCCGGCGGTGCTGCTCGCGATGCTCCTCGTGGAACACGAGGACGAACAGGTCGTCGTCAGTCCACCACAATGGGTGTTCCGCGTGCTGGCGAGGGTCGGGTCCCTGATCGGGTACCGGCTCCCGGAGTGA
- a CDS encoding DUF7522 family protein has translation MVHSTTREFTEGLVATCRTALGDTLRSVVHFTPDGYGVLYLRSDLGADPHDAHEAKRALVENERLGFDSRETYSDLQEAPGVDGSLGEYLFTVRAFTDGYLARVLYGDHGVLVTTDSMDIDAFEEFAVAAQRTLEDLAD, from the coding sequence ATGGTTCACAGCACGACCCGCGAGTTCACGGAGGGTCTCGTCGCCACCTGCCGGACCGCGCTGGGTGACACCCTCCGCAGCGTCGTCCACTTCACCCCCGACGGGTACGGGGTGCTCTACCTCCGGTCGGACCTCGGGGCCGACCCGCACGACGCCCACGAGGCCAAGCGCGCGCTCGTCGAGAACGAGCGACTCGGCTTCGACTCCCGTGAGACGTACAGCGACCTGCAGGAGGCGCCCGGCGTCGACGGGTCGCTCGGGGAGTACCTGTTCACCGTCCGCGCGTTCACCGACGGCTACCTCGCGCGGGTCCTGTACGGCGACCACGGCGTCCTCGTCACCACGGACTCGATGGACATCGACGCGTTCGAGGAGTTCGCCGTCGCCGCCCAGCGGACCCTCGAGGACCTCGCCGACTGA
- a CDS encoding pantoate kinase codes for MDEATAFVPGHVTAFFSAHRDDDPTKAGSRGGGLALSDGVRVTVSRADERGDAGADADPGLYLDDDAIEMDSVARVLQALRVENARIEATTPLPLGSGFGVSGATALGTALAAGQVYERPLSEAELVTIAHGAEVQAGTGLGDVVAQARGGVPLRLEPGAPAHGRMDAIPSGPRRVEYLALGQLSTEAVLSGDTDQLSAAGERAVSTVAGEPTMGTFMEAARRFAREAGLLTDELRAVVTDVSDAGGDASMAMLGETVFALDTGLSDAGYDPAVCEVHRAGAVLE; via the coding sequence ATGGACGAAGCGACGGCGTTCGTACCCGGCCACGTCACCGCGTTCTTCAGCGCCCACCGGGACGACGACCCGACGAAGGCCGGCTCGCGTGGGGGTGGACTCGCGCTCTCGGACGGCGTCCGCGTGACCGTCTCGCGGGCGGACGAGCGCGGCGACGCGGGCGCCGACGCCGACCCCGGGCTCTACCTCGACGACGACGCCATCGAGATGGACTCCGTCGCCCGCGTGCTCCAGGCGCTGCGGGTCGAGAACGCCCGCATCGAGGCGACGACACCGCTCCCGCTCGGCTCCGGGTTCGGGGTCAGCGGTGCGACGGCGCTCGGCACCGCGCTCGCGGCGGGGCAGGTGTACGAGCGGCCGCTCTCGGAGGCCGAACTCGTCACTATCGCCCACGGCGCGGAGGTGCAGGCCGGGACCGGCCTCGGCGACGTGGTCGCACAGGCCCGCGGCGGCGTCCCGCTCCGCCTCGAACCGGGCGCGCCCGCCCACGGCCGGATGGACGCCATCCCGAGCGGCCCGCGGCGGGTGGAGTACCTCGCACTCGGCCAGCTCTCGACCGAGGCGGTCCTCTCGGGCGACACCGACCAGCTCTCGGCGGCCGGCGAACGGGCGGTGTCGACCGTGGCCGGCGAGCCGACGATGGGGACCTTCATGGAGGCCGCTCGGCGGTTCGCCCGCGAGGCCGGCCTGCTGACCGACGAACTCCGCGCGGTCGTGACCGACGTGAGCGACGCCGGCGGCGACGCCTCGATGGCGATGCTCGGTGAGACGGTGTTCGCGCTCGACACCGGCCTCTCGGACGCGGGCTACGACCCGGCCGTCTGCGAGGTCCACCGCGCCGGCGCGGTGCTGGAGTGA
- a CDS encoding TetR/AcrR family transcriptional regulator, protein MSDDADGVSEVPPAAREEAVQAVMRALARHGYAGLTTKKVAAESEKSEAFFFYHYDTKEALVIAFLEFATDRIARRLAELADADPVTRLYAACDRLLGDPEDEVDTGIAVAVMELLAHARHNERFRERLTAYERAVLTDLADVLREGVEAGVFRDVDPEATAAYLLTTTDGTAGAEKALGMRDVGEGVRERLFDYLDRVVLAEGVSPPAEYASS, encoded by the coding sequence ATGAGCGACGACGCCGACGGCGTCTCGGAGGTGCCACCCGCGGCCCGCGAGGAGGCCGTCCAGGCGGTGATGCGGGCGCTGGCCCGCCACGGCTACGCCGGCCTCACCACCAAGAAGGTGGCCGCCGAGTCCGAGAAGAGCGAGGCGTTCTTCTTCTACCACTACGACACCAAGGAGGCCCTCGTCATCGCGTTCCTCGAGTTCGCCACGGACCGCATCGCCCGTCGCCTCGCCGAACTCGCCGACGCCGACCCCGTGACACGGCTCTACGCCGCCTGCGACCGCCTGCTCGGCGACCCGGAGGACGAGGTGGACACCGGCATCGCCGTCGCCGTGATGGAGTTGCTCGCGCACGCCCGACACAACGAACGGTTCCGCGAGCGACTCACCGCCTACGAGCGGGCGGTGTTGACCGACCTCGCCGACGTGCTCCGGGAGGGCGTCGAGGCCGGCGTGTTCCGCGACGTCGACCCCGAGGCCACCGCGGCGTACCTGCTGACGACGACGGACGGCACCGCGGGCGCGGAGAAGGCACTCGGGATGCGGGACGTGGGCGAAGGGGTCAGGGAACGGCTGTTCGACTACCTCGACCGCGTGGTGCTGGCCGAGGGGGTCTCGCCGCCTGCCGAGTACGCCTCGTCGTAG
- a CDS encoding DUF7388 family protein, which yields MLTEGTLGRAGIDTVALKPAECDVSRAVDLPVDRVAVDYEGREHLPSERTLRRLAERVDLYVTTPVRADGFDPLGDDSLVSRVPPAAQRVLVAGHPAYLTDAERERAVAPRLGAAREAVPDAWVGTEGVERVALAAGGVQYELLSRSTEREVRALRAAGFDGGVAVYAPTVLAEDEDAILDAVGAYAARRGPVRRALPEGAATDATATGRAREVLSAAVRDYALVGSVGSVAEQVEALREAGVDHVVGYPARGLDAFLT from the coding sequence ATGCTGACCGAGGGGACGCTGGGACGTGCCGGAATCGACACGGTCGCACTGAAACCCGCCGAGTGTGACGTCTCGCGCGCGGTCGACCTGCCCGTCGACCGGGTCGCCGTCGACTACGAGGGGCGCGAGCACCTGCCGAGCGAGCGGACGCTCCGGCGACTCGCCGAGCGCGTCGACCTGTACGTCACGACGCCGGTCCGGGCCGACGGGTTCGACCCGCTCGGAGACGACTCGCTCGTCTCGCGGGTCCCCCCAGCCGCCCAGCGGGTCCTCGTCGCCGGCCACCCGGCCTACCTGACCGACGCGGAACGCGAGCGGGCCGTCGCCCCCCGGCTCGGTGCCGCCCGCGAGGCCGTCCCCGACGCGTGGGTCGGCACGGAGGGCGTCGAACGGGTGGCGCTGGCCGCCGGCGGCGTCCAGTACGAACTGCTCTCGCGGTCGACCGAACGCGAGGTCCGGGCGCTCCGCGCGGCCGGGTTCGACGGCGGCGTCGCCGTCTACGCACCCACGGTTCTCGCCGAGGACGAGGACGCCATCCTCGACGCCGTGGGGGCCTACGCTGCCCGTCGCGGCCCCGTCCGCCGGGCGCTCCCCGAGGGTGCAGCCACGGACGCGACGGCGACGGGACGAGCACGCGAGGTGCTCTCGGCGGCCGTACGCGACTACGCGCTCGTCGGGAGCGTCGGGTCGGTCGCAGAACAGGTCGAGGCGCTCCGCGAGGCGGGCGTCGACCACGTCGTCGGCTACCCGGCGCGCGGGCTGGACGCGTTCCTCACCTGA
- a CDS encoding phosphoribosyltransferase, which translates to MSDLPEEFKCTITNWDYIYDLCREVSEDVKEAEFEPDVVVALARGGWFAGRCICDFLGLDDLTSLKMEHYVGTAQKSGEPTVRYPMPKGSVEGKDVLVIDDIADTGGSIRRADEYVEERNAGEVRTATLQLLGTSEFHPDFVGERLEEWTWVVYPWNFIEDMVDLISGVMEKDGDGPYDADGIRHLLSEYHRVERMEMEIAQPGRLDEVLTEMERREVVDRVDEGWRLADGEA; encoded by the coding sequence ATGAGCGACCTGCCCGAGGAGTTCAAGTGCACCATCACGAACTGGGACTACATCTACGACCTCTGTCGGGAGGTCTCGGAGGACGTGAAAGAGGCGGAGTTCGAACCGGACGTGGTCGTCGCGCTCGCCCGTGGGGGCTGGTTCGCCGGCCGGTGTATCTGTGACTTCCTCGGACTGGACGACCTGACGAGCCTGAAGATGGAACACTACGTCGGTACGGCCCAGAAGTCGGGCGAGCCGACGGTGCGCTACCCGATGCCCAAGGGGAGCGTCGAGGGCAAGGACGTCCTCGTCATCGACGACATCGCCGACACCGGCGGCTCCATCCGCCGCGCCGACGAGTACGTCGAGGAGCGGAACGCCGGCGAGGTCCGGACCGCCACCTTGCAGCTACTCGGCACCAGCGAGTTCCACCCCGACTTCGTCGGCGAGCGACTCGAGGAGTGGACGTGGGTCGTCTACCCGTGGAACTTCATCGAGGACATGGTCGACCTGATATCGGGCGTGATGGAGAAGGACGGCGACGGCCCGTACGACGCGGACGGCATCCGCCACCTCCTCTCGGAGTACCACCGCGTCGAGCGGATGGAGATGGAGATCGCCCAGCCCGGCCGACTCGACGAGGTGCTGACCGAGATGGAGCGCCGTGAGGTCGTCGACCGGGTCGACGAGGGCTGGCGCCTGGCCGACGGCGAGGCGTGA
- a CDS encoding SHOCT domain-containing protein yields MNHHESGCREPPTPLVGVVAGGVTLLVLATAFSLHALDVSWAWVVYPLGFGGVLPLAMGVAARARREEESRPTRRSPDGHHGDTPSAALDDLRLRYARGELDEAAFERRLERLLASEASEGVPDRYDEAYSAGGETPSASTTRSR; encoded by the coding sequence ATGAACCACCACGAGTCCGGCTGTCGGGAGCCGCCGACCCCCCTCGTCGGCGTCGTCGCGGGCGGCGTGACGCTCCTCGTGCTGGCGACGGCCTTCTCGCTGCACGCGCTCGACGTGTCGTGGGCGTGGGTGGTCTACCCGCTCGGGTTCGGCGGCGTCCTGCCGCTGGCGATGGGCGTGGCCGCCCGGGCCCGACGCGAGGAGGAGTCACGCCCGACGAGGCGGTCACCCGACGGGCACCACGGCGACACGCCGTCGGCGGCACTCGACGACCTCCGGCTGCGCTACGCGCGTGGCGAACTGGACGAGGCGGCGTTCGAGCGACGGCTCGAGCGCCTGCTGGCGTCGGAGGCGTCCGAAGGAGTGCCAGACCGCTACGACGAGGCGTACTCGGCAGGCGGCGAGACCCCCTCGGCCAGCACCACGCGGTCGAGGTAG
- a CDS encoding prenyltransferase — MTGTERPGDRRDAPTAAEAALAVWQMARPSQLLLIVAVYALGVAIAVGSGTTLDPRAVLVGLLALLPVAASVHFANEFADYETDRLTSERGSRTPFSGGSGAADTVPRSVAWTATLTAGVVGALLSLGLVLVGWLSPGAFLFLAAIALLGWAYSLPPVALSRRGLGEVDNALLGGLLLPHYGATVLAPPSLVVCLAVVPFTLLVFANLLATQWPDREVDAATGKFTLPTRWPPRRLRGVHLAAVVAAFASLAALTGPVLPPVVTAASLAAVPFAVWGVATFTRDERPFPTVAAMVVMAVAQLLAWAFVADLLPALGLD, encoded by the coding sequence GTGACCGGCACCGAGCGACCGGGGGACCGACGCGACGCACCGACCGCCGCCGAGGCGGCGCTGGCGGTCTGGCAGATGGCCCGGCCCTCGCAGCTCCTCCTGATAGTCGCCGTCTACGCGCTCGGCGTCGCCATCGCCGTCGGCTCGGGCACGACGCTCGACCCACGAGCCGTCCTGGTCGGCCTGCTCGCGCTCCTGCCGGTCGCCGCCAGCGTCCACTTCGCCAACGAGTTCGCCGACTACGAGACCGACCGCCTCACCTCCGAGCGCGGCTCGCGGACGCCGTTCTCCGGCGGGTCGGGTGCGGCCGACACGGTCCCACGCTCGGTCGCCTGGACCGCCACGCTCACCGCCGGCGTGGTCGGTGCGCTCCTCTCGCTCGGCCTCGTGCTCGTCGGGTGGCTGTCGCCCGGCGCGTTCCTGTTCCTCGCGGCCATCGCCCTGCTCGGGTGGGCCTACTCGCTCCCGCCGGTAGCGCTCTCGCGCCGCGGCCTCGGGGAGGTGGACAACGCCCTGCTCGGCGGGCTCCTCCTGCCACACTACGGCGCGACCGTCCTCGCGCCCCCTTCGCTCGTGGTCTGTCTCGCCGTCGTCCCGTTCACCCTGCTGGTGTTCGCGAACCTCCTCGCGACGCAGTGGCCCGACCGCGAGGTCGACGCGGCCACCGGGAAGTTCACGCTCCCGACGCGGTGGCCCCCCCGTCGGCTCCGCGGGGTCCACCTCGCCGCCGTCGTGGCCGCCTTCGCCTCGCTCGCCGCGCTGACCGGGCCGGTCCTCCCGCCGGTCGTGACGGCCGCCTCGCTGGCCGCCGTCCCGTTCGCCGTCTGGGGCGTGGCGACGTTCACCCGCGACGAACGGCCGTTCCCCACCGTCGCCGCGATGGTGGTGATGGCGGTCGCGCAGTTGCTGGCGTGGGCGTTCGTCGCGGACCTCCTGCCGGCGCTGGGTCTCGATTGA
- a CDS encoding 4-phosphopantoate--beta-alanine ligase, which produces MTDVEVPESHPRYESLLTRHRIEEGVEKGITSKQGLIAQGRGEAFDYLLGERTIPSAREAERVAAAYLLLAEHPVLSVNGNVAALCPGEMVELAEASGAALEVNLFNRTPERMQAIVDHLREHGAEEVLGLTADGRIPNLDHERAKVDREGIGTADVVLVPLEDGDRAEALAAMGKTELVVDLNPMSRSARSATVPIVDNIVRAVPNVTESVRELRDASRQELEAIVEAFDREAALAAAERAIREGGEE; this is translated from the coding sequence ATGACCGACGTGGAGGTACCGGAGTCACACCCCCGGTACGAGTCACTCCTGACGCGCCACCGCATCGAGGAGGGCGTCGAGAAGGGTATCACCTCGAAGCAGGGACTCATCGCGCAGGGCCGCGGCGAGGCGTTCGACTACCTGCTGGGTGAGCGGACCATCCCGAGCGCCCGCGAGGCCGAACGCGTGGCCGCCGCCTACCTCCTGCTGGCCGAGCACCCGGTGCTCTCGGTCAACGGGAACGTCGCGGCACTCTGCCCCGGCGAGATGGTCGAACTCGCCGAGGCGTCCGGGGCGGCCCTCGAGGTGAACCTGTTCAACCGGACGCCCGAGCGGATGCAGGCCATCGTGGACCACCTGCGCGAACACGGCGCCGAGGAGGTGCTGGGACTGACGGCCGACGGGCGTATCCCGAACCTCGACCACGAGCGCGCGAAGGTGGACCGCGAGGGCATCGGGACGGCCGACGTGGTGCTCGTCCCGCTGGAGGACGGCGACCGGGCCGAGGCGCTCGCGGCGATGGGGAAGACGGAACTCGTCGTCGACCTGAACCCGATGAGTCGCTCCGCGCGGTCGGCGACGGTCCCCATCGTGGACAACATCGTCCGGGCGGTGCCGAACGTCACCGAGTCGGTGCGGGAGCTGCGCGACGCGTCTCGTCAGGAACTGGAGGCCATCGTCGAGGCGTTCGACCGTGAGGCGGCGCTGGCGGCGGCCGAACGGGCGATTCGAGAGGGCGGCGAGGAGTAG
- a CDS encoding cupin domain-containing protein, with protein sequence MAVHETPPGIDPTEPAYVENPVTGERALFHTPPDDPATDPLELDIWAVPEMVPLAEHVHPRQDETFTVEGGTLELVRDGEPTTHTAGETVTVPAGTPHTWRNPETTELHLTVRLEPGLRTEAFLRDLAALGERGELRADGSPSLLQVAALYDAYGYDLLHLASPPLRVQRLVFGALAPVARTLGYRADPVAAERE encoded by the coding sequence ATGGCCGTCCACGAGACACCTCCCGGTATCGACCCGACAGAGCCGGCATACGTGGAGAACCCCGTGACCGGCGAACGGGCCCTGTTCCACACACCGCCCGACGACCCCGCGACCGACCCGCTGGAACTCGACATCTGGGCCGTCCCGGAGATGGTACCTCTCGCCGAGCACGTCCATCCCCGGCAGGACGAGACGTTCACCGTCGAGGGCGGCACGCTCGAGCTCGTCCGGGACGGCGAACCGACGACACACACCGCAGGGGAGACGGTGACCGTCCCGGCCGGGACCCCTCACACGTGGCGGAACCCCGAGACGACGGAGCTCCACCTCACCGTGCGGCTCGAGCCGGGGTTGCGCACCGAGGCGTTCCTCCGTGACTTGGCTGCGCTCGGAGAGCGGGGTGAACTCCGGGCCGACGGTTCCCCCTCCCTGCTTCAGGTGGCCGCGCTGTACGACGCCTACGGCTACGACCTCCTCCATCTCGCCAGCCCGCCGCTCCGCGTCCAGAGACTGGTGTTCGGGGCGCTGGCTCCAGTGGCGCGGACCCTCGGCTACCGCGCAGACCCGGTCGCGGCCGAGCGGGAGTAG
- a CDS encoding DUF4188 domain-containing protein, which yields MGENDDRVSAARDEGFGVFLVGMRIDRLRAVRGGLPVAAAAPRMVREQAPAGLLGSRYLRDGWQGPTIVQYWASFEALERYVAAPGTEHRRRWQRFDARAAESDAIGIWHETSLVESYETVYRHVPPHGLGAAGSELVPADAERETAAGRLGRDPDGAPFTPDGEVSG from the coding sequence ATGGGAGAGAACGACGACCGCGTGTCCGCGGCCCGCGACGAGGGCTTCGGCGTCTTCCTCGTCGGGATGCGCATCGACCGGCTGCGGGCGGTTCGCGGGGGGCTCCCCGTCGCCGCCGCGGCCCCGCGGATGGTGCGCGAGCAGGCGCCAGCGGGGTTGCTCGGGAGCCGGTACCTCCGCGACGGGTGGCAGGGCCCGACCATCGTCCAGTACTGGGCGTCCTTCGAGGCGCTGGAGCGGTACGTCGCCGCGCCCGGCACGGAACACCGACGCCGGTGGCAGCGGTTCGACGCACGGGCCGCCGAGAGCGACGCCATCGGCATCTGGCACGAGACGTCCCTCGTCGAGTCCTACGAGACGGTGTACCGGCATGTGCCGCCCCACGGCCTCGGGGCGGCGGGGAGCGAACTCGTCCCGGCGGACGCCGAGCGTGAGACCGCGGCCGGCCGACTCGGCCGCGACCCCGACGGTGCGCCGTTCACTCCCGACGGGGAGGTGTCGGGATGA
- a CDS encoding nucleoside deaminase — MPAGVLAVGMDGLDLPERFADFDHASHTRRAIDLAREARDRGDDAYGSVLVRDDRIVAEARNAVVTDDDLRAHPELELARRAVREFTPEERVETVLYTSTEPCPMCAGGIYHAGLAAVVYSVSAERAGQLGTDLVVPSRDVFAGGARDVAVAGPVCAEAGEALHE; from the coding sequence ATGCCGGCGGGAGTCCTCGCCGTCGGCATGGACGGACTCGACCTCCCCGAGCGGTTCGCCGACTTCGACCACGCCAGCCACACCCGGCGGGCCATCGACCTCGCCCGCGAGGCCCGCGACCGGGGCGACGACGCCTACGGCTCGGTGCTCGTCCGCGACGACCGAATCGTGGCCGAGGCGCGCAACGCCGTCGTCACCGACGACGACCTCCGGGCGCACCCGGAACTGGAACTCGCCCGGCGCGCGGTCCGAGAGTTCACCCCCGAGGAGCGAGTGGAGACGGTGCTGTACACCTCGACGGAGCCGTGTCCGATGTGTGCGGGCGGCATCTACCACGCTGGGCTGGCGGCGGTGGTCTACAGCGTCTCGGCCGAGCGGGCGGGCCAACTCGGGACGGACCTGGTGGTGCCGTCGCGCGACGTGTTCGCGGGCGGGGCGCGTGACGTCGCGGTCGCCGGCCCGGTGTGTGCCGAGGCGGGCGAGGCGCTCCACGAGTGA